CCGCAATGCCCGGAATGTCAGATTGCCCGGATCTTCATCACCAAATGAAATAACGAGACGGGATGAAGAGGACGGCGGCTTTCTTTTTAAGCCCGCATGACGGTAGGGATGCAAAGATGCATCCGTGATGAACGTGTCGGGGCCAGTAATATAATGGTCAGCGCACAGTTCCTGTGTTTCAGGATACAGCGTCTGAATGACCCAGTCTGTCAGCTGCCCGCCATCACCAAAGTCATCAAAATGCAGAATGCTTGGTACGAGTTCCACCAGCTTGGACATTTCATCTGTATTGCTTGGACCCGCGTCGCGAATCAAAAGATCAGGCTGCAGCTTGCTTACCTGCGTAATGAAAGAAGAAGGACCGATTACTTTATGACAGGTGAAATTTTCATCAGGAAACGGAGTATGTTGATCATATAAAAAGATGATCTCCGCTTCATTTTTCAATGTATTAGCCAGCTTACGTGCACGTCGCAGAGGATAACTTCCTTTGCCGTCTGTTATGGATAGATAGATCGCGATTTTTTTTTGGACTTGTTTTTCGATTGGAACCACCCTTTCTGAACCTGCTTCGTTCCTCTTACCCTATGAAAAAGGAGAATAGTTTATTACAATGAGGAACGGGCGGTACAGAACGGCTTGAAAATAGGGAAGGAGGCGGGCTGTCTGATGTTCAATTCATTGATCATGGATTTGATGCTGGTCGTGCTAATTGGAGTAGGATCGCAATGGGTGGCGTGGCGGACTAGAATGCCGGCCATTGTCGTGATGGCGATTGCAGGATTGCTCGTCGGTCCGATATTTGGTCTGATGAATCCGAAACAATCAATGGGTGATTTATATTCACCGATTATTACATTTGCAGTTGCAATTATTCTATTTGAAGGCAGTTTAAACCTCGATTTCAGGGAGATTAAAGGCTTCGGGCGCCCTGTTGCGCGAATCGTTACGTTCGGAGCGTTTATTGCATGGATTGCAGGCTCACTGGCTGCGCATTATATTGCAGGATTGTCATGGGAAGTGGCGTTCATCATCGGAGGATTGTTTATTGTCACAGGTCCGACGGTGATTTTACCTTTATTGCGGCAGGCGCGTCTAAAGCCGCGTGCCGCCGCCATCTTGAAATGGGAAGGTATTGTTGTTGACCCGTTTGGTGCACTTTTGGCGGTCTTCGCCTTTGAAGTAATCAGGTTCATGAATAGTGAAGTGACGGCGCAGGCCATGCTGCTGTTCGTAGGCGCTTCGCTGTTCTCGGTATTCATCGGATGGGGAACGAGCCGTATTTTAGGTTCAGCATTTGAAAAAGGCCAGGTTCCTGAATTTTTAAAAGCGCCGATTCTATTCGGTTTAGTGCTGTTTGTCTTCGTATTGTCTGATGAAATCATGCATGAAACCGGCTTGCTTGCGGTAACTGCCATGGGGCTGACGATGGCAAATATGCATTTGACGACACTGCAGGATATCCGGCATTTCAAAGAAAACATCTCGGTTTTGCTCATTTCAGGAATTTTTGTCATGCTGACGGCTTCTCTTGATCCGCATATACTGATTGAGATAGCGAACCCGAAAATTGTGCTGTATGTATTGGCGATGCTATTTGTCGTCAGACCGCTGTCCATTTGGGTATCGACCATCGGAACGGATTTAAACGTCCGGGAAAAGACCTTAATTGGCTGGATTGCACCGCGTGGAATTGTAGCATTGACGGTGTCAGGCTATTTCGCATCCATTTTGCTTGAAAATGGATATAAAGATGCCGAGCTGCTCACTGCGTTAACTTTTGCGCTTGTATTTGCAACGGTAGTCCTGCACGGCTTCTCAATTGGCTGGCTGGCCAAGAAGCTTAATTTGACGACACCGGAAGAAACGGGTGTCGTGCTCATCGGCAGCACGCGTTTTGTGGCGGAACTGGCGAAATCCATTCAAGGCGCAGGTCATAAGGTGCTGATTATGGAAGATTCATGGGGAGGCCTGTCCAACGCGCGAAAACAAGGAATTCCGACATATATGGGGGATATTTTATCCGAGCATACGGGCTATCACCTGGATTTGACGCCGTACCGTTATATTTTGGCTATGACAAAAACGGATTCGTATAATTCGCATGTATGTGCCGATTTCACGCCGGATCTGGGGCGGGAATCGCTGTTTCAGACAACGACACATAAGCGAAGCGCTGACCGGCAGTTCAACCTTGCGACGGGCCAGTTCCTGTTCACACCTAATCTGTCAATTCATGAATTGGATGAGCGCATTCATCAAGGGCATGTATTCCGTAAAACGCTGCTGACGAAACAATATAGCTATACGCAATATTTACGTGAACGGGATGACCGCTCTGTGTTGCTGTATATTATCCGTGCGAACGGTGATATGGAATTTTACACGGCGGAGAAAGAATTGCAGGCACAGACAGGGGATACGATTGTTGCGCTGTCTACATTAAATAAGACGATTGAGCGGACGATTGACCGGCTCGAAGAAAAGAATGGCAAGGCGTCCGTGCCAAAAGAAAAGATTGAAACAAAGTTTATGGAAGAACCGCCGCTCACAAAACCGGAAATACCGGGGGAGACACCGCCGAAGATCAATAAAGAGCAGTGAGTGCTGATTTCCGCTAAACTGTGATTGCACATAAACGCACATGCCGCATCATGCAGCGTGTGCGTTTATTGTCATTGAAAAAGGGTATCTAAAATACACATCTCCCTGCATATGGACTAGTCACTTCCACCCGCATAGTATGGACAGCTGGTATGAAACGTGCGGCAAATGGGTAAGATGAAATAAAAGACATTGTCAAATCCATTCCTAAGATGGATTGTATTTTACACACTATTGCGTAAACTGAGTATAATAGATTGTTGTGGCGAAATTTCTATTCGGAGGTGGATGCGATGAATGCTGTATTGGGGTTTGCGGGTGCTGCCGAACAACTGCAGCGGTATGACGCAGTCCGCAGGAAGAATGCCGAAAATGCATATGAACGTCAGACAGAATTCCGTGAACAGGCACAAAAAACCAAAGAAGATCTGATAGCGCTGCTGCGGGGCAACTCAGAATCTGTTGAACGGGAAGCAGATGCGAAGAAGGATCTTACAAGACTTGACGGCGGCCTAGTTAAAAACATCCCGATTCCTCTAGGCAATAATCTGGATGAAACGATTGAACTGTGGCGTGAAGTGCGAAGAGAAGCGTACTCGGAAACACCCCCAACGACCGCTGATTATCAGCTGGCGGGTAAAGCATCAGCAAAAATTTCAGAAGCAGAATTGCAGCTGGCGTTACATAACCGCGCCAAAACGATACGTGAACAGCTGGCGGCAATCGGCGGGAAAACAGCTGGAGCGACGGAAGGACCCACTCGGATGCAGCTGCAGTACAGCCATGCATTTACCATTTATCAAGTCCAAAACCAGGCGAAAATGAATCAGTACCAAATCGATCAGCCCCGAATGAATGTCAGCGTGTAAACGGTTGGACTGAAAAGCGAAAGCTTGTTTTGCTGGAACCCAGTGAAACGGGCTTTTTTGTTTTTACATAACCATGCGCTCGATCAGTACGGACAGAAAGGATGTTACAAATATGGCAAAAAAACAGAAGTCTGTTAAAACGAATGCAATTCGCATCATCGAAAAAGAAGGAATTGCACATGAGATCCGCAGCTATCAAACGGAAGACGGGCAGAACGACGGGGTATCAGTTGCGAATAAAACCAATGAACCTGCAGAGAACGTCTACAAAACATTAGTGGCAATGGCGAGTAAAACAGATCTACTGGTTTTCATCATTCCGGTAGCAGAAGAACTGGATTTGAAAAAGGCTGCAAAAACAGCAGGTTTCAAGAAAATTGACATGCTGCCCATGAAAGAATTGACGAAAGAAACCGGCTATGTTCGGGGAGGCTGTTCGCCGGTCGGCATGAAGCGGGAGCTGCCGACTTTCATTGACAGCCAGGCAGAAACTCTTGATTATCTTTATGTCAGTGCCGGCAAAGTCGGTTTGCAGATGAAATTGTCACCGGATGACTTAGCGAGCGTTACAAAAGCACAATTCAGTGACCTTGTGAAATAAGCTCATAACAATCCGTGCTGTTTCTGTTACAATGAAGGTATTGACAACTAGAAGAAAGAAGAATGTATATGCGTAATTTAGTAGCGTGGCGGTGGATTTTCTTCATCGTCGGCATGATGATCATGTCACTTGGAATCTCGCTGATGATTAAAGGTCAGCGGCTTGGAATTGCACCGTGGGACGTCCTGCACCTCGGTTTATATCAGAATATCGGATTAACTATCGGATCGTGGAGCATTTTGACAGGCTTTCTGATTGTCACAGTCACTTCGTTCTTTTTAAAAGAGTGGCCAAGGCTCGGTACCTGGCTTAATATGCTGCTCATCGGATTATTTATCGACTTCTTCAACTGGCTTTTGCCCGACGTGGATTCGCTGTCCGTACAAATCGTCTGTTTCATTCTGGGCGTATTTGTTTTGTCTTACGGAGTCGGTGTATATGTTTCACCCAATCTTGGAGCAGGCCCGCGTGACAGTCTCATGCTGCTGTTTGTCGATAAATTCGGCTGGAGTCTCCGCCTGGTGCGTACAGCCATTGAAGCGGCTGTAACGCTGATTGGCTTTTTACTTGGCGGTCCGGTAGGCATCGGTACGCTGATAGTCGTATTTTTCTCAGGGCAGCTTATTCAGATTGCCTTGCCGCAATGCAAACGGCTGTTATTGAAAATTACCCGGCAGACGGATGAGAAAGTTTTATTACACTATAAAGGAGCATAAGCGATTGCGCTGTGCTTTTTTTATTTATCCATACATAGAATAAAGGGAAGAAAGAAAGGATGATCAGTATATACGGTTATATTACAGAATATATGGGAACGGCCTATACAGGACAAGGCGTGCAGCATAAATACAAAGAGCTGCTTGCAGAATCAAAGAAAACGATTTTCCTGAAGTGTCTGCCTACCCATTCGCTGTCGCAAGTGCTGAATGATTTAGCTGTTTACTTTGTCAACAGGGGCTATGCAGTAGACCGCTTTATGAACCCTGGCCATGTGGATAAAACTGATGCACTTTTCATCAAGGAGCTCGAGCTGTTCATTTTGCAGGCATCCCATCCGGTATCATTCGAGCCGACAGATCTTGGCAGCCGCCATAAAGTATTTTGCTTTTATGACGTCTATCATCAAGATCAGCTTCTTCATCGGCACGATGAAGTGAGCCGGCTTATAAAAGAAGAGGGAAGCCGCTTTGAAAAGTCTTTGTCCTTATTGCAGAAGGCAAAAGCGATTCATGATGAATGGGAAGCGGTCAATATCGCACGAATGGACTGGGCGCGTCACGAAGAGATCATAGAAGAGGTAAAGCAGGAAATTTTCGGTACAATTGAACTCGCCAAACCGGCACATATCTCGCATCGCATTGTCGGCTCTCTGTCCGCAGGCAGTGCACATGATTTCATTCCGTCCATTACTAAACGCGTGAAACGGAGACTGCTCATAAAAGGCCTGCCCGGTACCGGAAAGTCTACTATGATGCGTGCGCTTGGTGACGAAGCGAAGCGCCGCGGGGTCGACGTGCTTTACGGCTGGTGCGGACTGGATCCCGCAAGCATCGATTTGGTGCTGTTTCCGGAGCTGTCTGTCTGCGTGTTTGATTCAACGCAGCCGCATGCTTATGATGCAGAAAGCCCGCGTGATGAATTAGTCGATATCGTGCCGCTGTGTGCGGAAGATGAACAGTCGGAGAAATTAATTGAAGACATCCGGCACCGCTATCAGAAGGCGATTGGAGAAGCAGGGAAAAACATGCAGCTGGCTGTGCAGGCACAAAACACAGCAAGAATTCAAATGGACCGTGCGTTAAATATCGAGTTATTCGAGAAAAAACTGCAAGGTCTGTATGCCTTTATTAAAGAATTGGAAGAAAAATAACATAGCAGACAATATACGTTGAAAGGGCAGATTCAGCCGGTTTATCGAATCGGAAAACTTTCAACTGAAGCGCAGAGCTGCGGTGCTTTTATTCTATCTCCATTATATTGTTAATAAATTAAAAACCGCAGAGCTTCTGCGGTTTTTAGTCGAATGTATGAATATAAAATGTTTCATTATGCAGCCAGTCAAGTGCTTCTTCATCATTAGCCGCCCAGCGCTTTTCCATGTCGGGAAGCATCCAGACTGTTTGGGACGCATGTGCGCGCAATGCGGCGATTTTTTTACCCGCCGAATTTTTTGTGTGATGCACGACATCCGGCTCGCCAAGCAGGCTGACTGTATGGTTGTCAAAAGCTTTCAGGTACAGCACGGGACGGTCCGCTTCCGGCATGCGGTTCATCGCTTCGATGACCGCAGCACCCGTTGCATTATGATCCGGATGTACTGCAAGTGTCGGATGGAATGTAATAACCAAGGAAGGCTGCAATTCCTCGATCAGGTCAGTCATCATCTGTACAAGTTTTTCAGGGTCTTCAAATTCAATGGTTTTGTCACGCAGTCCCATCATGCGCAAATCCGTCAATCCCATCGCATCACATGCATCAAGCAATTCCTGCTTGCGGATCTGCGGCAGTGTCTCGCGGTTCGCAAATGGCGGATTGCCGAGGTTCCGCCCCATTTCGCCAAGTGTCAGGCAGGCATAAGTAACCGGTACCCCCATTTCGATATATTCTGCAATCGTTCCGGCGCTTCCGAATGATTCATCATCAGGGTGAGGGTATATAACCAAAACATGTCGTTCTTTTTGCAACATGAAAAAAACTCCCTTCTTAATAAGCAAATGGCGTTTCGCTGATTTCAAGCGCAACCGCCAGTTTTCCGTCAGGCCCAAGCCCCGCCATTAATAAACGGTTATGTTCATCGAGTGTATAGTGTGTAATGCCTTGGGCGTAAATCCAGCCGCTCGGCAATTTCAGTCCGATGCGGTGCGGTGATTCGCCGGCCACTTTTCCAAGTTCATAGCGGATAATGATATTGCGGATAAATGCGCCCGCATTGAAAAAGCCCTCCTGAAAATGAGAGGCATACGATCCGTTCGTTGTTTCCAAATGTATATAAACATCTTTATTTGCAAAGGAGTCCAGTAACTCCTGTAAATGTTTCACTTCAACAGTTTGCATACCCATCCTCCTACTGACTGCAGTCATTTCGCTGCACTCTCTCTATTGATAGTATATAGAAATTATCGTTTGAATGAAATCAGACGGCTCACAAAAAAGTCAGGAGGTCTCCTGACTTTCATGCATTCATTATACTTCCTGAAGCTTTACCTGCGGCGCATCGAAGCGGTTTTTCGCTCCGTGCATGACAGGTCCTACATATTCATTGAGCTTCCAGCCGTGCGCGATTGCCGCTGCCACGAACTGCTTCGCTTCAATGACCGCATCCTTGATCGCCAAACCGTTCGCCAAATTTGCCGTAATTGCTGCCGCAAACGTACAGCCTGCGCCGTGATTATTATACGTATCGGATTTTTCGGATTTCAGTAAAGTGAACGTGCTGCCGTCATAGAATAAATCGACTGCTGCCGTATGATCGAGCTGTTTGCCGCCTTTGATGACGACATTTCGGGCGCCAAGTTCATGTATCTTCTGTGCCGCCGCTTTCATATCATCAATTGTCTTTGGTGTTTTCATAGAAGCCAGCTGACCCGCTTCAAATAAATTAGGCGTCACAATTTCTGCTTTCGGCACCAGATACTTGATCATTGCGTCCGTATTGCCTGGATTCAGCACTTCGTCTTCGCCTTTACAGACCATGACCGGATCAATGACCACGTGGTCGAGTCCTGATTCATCAATCGCCTCGCCTGCTGTCCGGATAATCTCTTCCGTGCTCAGCATGCCTGTTTTGATCGCATCGATGCCGGTGGATAACGCTGTCTTTAATTGGGCCTTTACCACATCAATCGGCAACGAATAAACACTATGTGCCCATTGCTGATCAGGATCCATCGTCACGACGACTGTCACTGCAGTCATGCCGTATGTGCCGTGTTCCTGAAATGTCTTCAGATCCGCCTGGATGCCCGCGCCGCCTGAAGTATCCGAGCCTGCAATCGTCAAAGTTTTCTTCAAGGACATAATAAAACGTCTCCTTCATTAGCTGCATTTTTATGTTATTCATTTTATACAACTAATTGTCGAAATACAATTAATTCGGGTATGATGAATGTCAAGAAAGCGGCGCTATGGTGGACGCTTCCCCGATGAAACCTATGAGCCGGCAGAACGTATAAAAGGAAAGTGTCAGATTAGTAGGTTAGCAGAGGGGGTGAAAGCTATGTATAAGCATGATTCGTCAAAAAGAGGGAAAAAGGAAATACGAGAGGCCGGCGCGCAATCATCGGTTACATTCGATGAGCGGAAAAAGCCAAAGCGCAAACGCCGTAAGACAGGATTTCTGGAACTCGCTTTCACGTTGTGGTCTTCATGGAGAACAGCGTATGTTTTACTGATTTTGATATTGATCATTGCACTTATCACTCTGCCTATTGCAGGATTTTATTTAATGAGACTGGGTTCTACGTTTTCAGAGCAAAAAACCGCTTTCGTTGAGCGTGTTCAGGAACTGCAGCAATTGACGACAGCGGAATCGTATACAAAAGTGCTGGTAAAACGCACAGATAATGAATTATTCGGTCATAGCATAGGTGTTAATTTCCCCGGAACGAAACGGAACTTACTCGTTGTCATACCGGGATCAGTCAAAGCCGGAATTGATCTCAGCGAAATCACTAAACAGGATATGCAAGTGGATGAAGAAGAAAAACGCATCAGGCTGACCATTCCGCCCGCTGAATTTCTCGGCGGGGCAGAACTGTATTTCGAACAGGCTGAAGTCTATTCAGTAGAAGGGCTGTTCCGGGGAAAAGCAGATATAAAAGAAGGATATGAACTGGCGAATGAAGCTAAAGCAATCATACTCAAAGAAGCATCAGCACAAGGAGTACTGGAGTCGGCGGAAAAGAATGCGGAAAAGACGCTGAAGGAAATGTTTTCATTCGCCGGCTATCAGCTGGATATAGAAGTGAAGGAGTGAGGTATATGACTGTTGCATTTCATAATGACTGGGACATGGTACTGAAGGATGAGTTTGAGAAGCCTTATTATCAGGAGCTGCGCGCGTTTTTGCGCGCAGAATACGCGACGCATGTCATCTATCCGCAGATGACTGATATGTGGACGGCTTTTCAATTGACACCATTCCGTGATGTCAGCGTGGTGATTTTAGGGCAGGATCCTTATCATGGCCCGAACCAGGCGCACGGCATGAGTTTTTCCGTACAGCCCGGCATGAAGCTGCCGCCGAGCCTGCGTAATATCTTTAAAGAACTTTCGTCAGACCTTCATGTGCCGGTCCCTGCAGAAGGGATGTTGACAGGATGGGCGAAACAAGGTGTATTATTATTGAATACCGTGCTGACCGTGCGCGAAGGAGCGGCGGCTTCACATAAAGGCAAAGGCTGGGAACAGTTTACCGATGAAGTCATCCGTAAACTGTCCATGCGCAGAGAGCCGATCGTGTTCATTTTATGGGGAAAGCATGCCCAGGAGAAAACGGCGCTGATCAACCGGAGACGGCATGCGATTATTGAATCCCCGCATCCGAGCCCGTTCAGTGCGTCACGGGGCTTTT
The Sporosarcina sp. P33 genome window above contains:
- a CDS encoding sodium:proton antiporter, whose product is MFNSLIMDLMLVVLIGVGSQWVAWRTRMPAIVVMAIAGLLVGPIFGLMNPKQSMGDLYSPIITFAVAIILFEGSLNLDFREIKGFGRPVARIVTFGAFIAWIAGSLAAHYIAGLSWEVAFIIGGLFIVTGPTVILPLLRQARLKPRAAAILKWEGIVVDPFGALLAVFAFEVIRFMNSEVTAQAMLLFVGASLFSVFIGWGTSRILGSAFEKGQVPEFLKAPILFGLVLFVFVLSDEIMHETGLLAVTAMGLTMANMHLTTLQDIRHFKENISVLLISGIFVMLTASLDPHILIEIANPKIVLYVLAMLFVVRPLSIWVSTIGTDLNVREKTLIGWIAPRGIVALTVSGYFASILLENGYKDAELLTALTFALVFATVVLHGFSIGWLAKKLNLTTPEETGVVLIGSTRFVAELAKSIQGAGHKVLIMEDSWGGLSNARKQGIPTYMGDILSEHTGYHLDLTPYRYILAMTKTDSYNSHVCADFTPDLGRESLFQTTTHKRSADRQFNLATGQFLFTPNLSIHELDERIHQGHVFRKTLLTKQYSYTQYLRERDDRSVLLYIIRANGDMEFYTAEKELQAQTGDTIVALSTLNKTIERTIDRLEEKNGKASVPKEKIETKFMEEPPLTKPEIPGETPPKINKEQ
- the ybaK gene encoding Cys-tRNA(Pro) deacylase, with protein sequence MAKKQKSVKTNAIRIIEKEGIAHEIRSYQTEDGQNDGVSVANKTNEPAENVYKTLVAMASKTDLLVFIIPVAEELDLKKAAKTAGFKKIDMLPMKELTKETGYVRGGCSPVGMKRELPTFIDSQAETLDYLYVSAGKVGLQMKLSPDDLASVTKAQFSDLVK
- a CDS encoding YitT family protein yields the protein MRNLVAWRWIFFIVGMMIMSLGISLMIKGQRLGIAPWDVLHLGLYQNIGLTIGSWSILTGFLIVTVTSFFLKEWPRLGTWLNMLLIGLFIDFFNWLLPDVDSLSVQIVCFILGVFVLSYGVGVYVSPNLGAGPRDSLMLLFVDKFGWSLRLVRTAIEAAVTLIGFLLGGPVGIGTLIVVFFSGQLIQIALPQCKRLLLKITRQTDEKVLLHYKGA
- the bshB2 gene encoding bacillithiol biosynthesis deacetylase BshB2, with product MLQKERHVLVIYPHPDDESFGSAGTIAEYIEMGVPVTYACLTLGEMGRNLGNPPFANRETLPQIRKQELLDACDAMGLTDLRMMGLRDKTIEFEDPEKLVQMMTDLIEELQPSLVITFHPTLAVHPDHNATGAAVIEAMNRMPEADRPVLYLKAFDNHTVSLLGEPDVVHHTKNSAGKKIAALRAHASQTVWMLPDMEKRWAANDEEALDWLHNETFYIHTFD
- a CDS encoding YojF family protein, whose translation is MQTVEVKHLQELLDSFANKDVYIHLETTNGSYASHFQEGFFNAGAFIRNIIIRYELGKVAGESPHRIGLKLPSGWIYAQGITHYTLDEHNRLLMAGLGPDGKLAVALEISETPFAY
- the thiD gene encoding bifunctional hydroxymethylpyrimidine kinase/phosphomethylpyrimidine kinase, whose amino-acid sequence is MSLKKTLTIAGSDTSGGAGIQADLKTFQEHGTYGMTAVTVVVTMDPDQQWAHSVYSLPIDVVKAQLKTALSTGIDAIKTGMLSTEEIIRTAGEAIDESGLDHVVIDPVMVCKGEDEVLNPGNTDAMIKYLVPKAEIVTPNLFEAGQLASMKTPKTIDDMKAAAQKIHELGARNVVIKGGKQLDHTAAVDLFYDGSTFTLLKSEKSDTYNNHGAGCTFAAAITANLANGLAIKDAVIEAKQFVAAAIAHGWKLNEYVGPVMHGAKNRFDAPQVKLQEV
- a CDS encoding DUF4230 domain-containing protein translates to MYKHDSSKRGKKEIREAGAQSSVTFDERKKPKRKRRKTGFLELAFTLWSSWRTAYVLLILILIIALITLPIAGFYLMRLGSTFSEQKTAFVERVQELQQLTTAESYTKVLVKRTDNELFGHSIGVNFPGTKRNLLVVIPGSVKAGIDLSEITKQDMQVDEEEKRIRLTIPPAEFLGGAELYFEQAEVYSVEGLFRGKADIKEGYELANEAKAIILKEASAQGVLESAEKNAEKTLKEMFSFAGYQLDIEVKE
- a CDS encoding uracil-DNA glycosylase; protein product: MTVAFHNDWDMVLKDEFEKPYYQELRAFLRAEYATHVIYPQMTDMWTAFQLTPFRDVSVVILGQDPYHGPNQAHGMSFSVQPGMKLPPSLRNIFKELSSDLHVPVPAEGMLTGWAKQGVLLLNTVLTVREGAAASHKGKGWEQFTDEVIRKLSMRREPIVFILWGKHAQEKTALINRRRHAIIESPHPSPFSASRGFFGSRPFSRTNDYLREWGRKPIDWAQTT